In Trichoderma atroviride chromosome 2, complete sequence, one DNA window encodes the following:
- a CDS encoding uncharacterized protein (SECRETED:SignalP(1-20)) yields MKIIIVGAGIAGLSLAIALGQSGHQVTILDAAPQLAELGAGVQMTPQALRYLFRWGLEEHLLAESIIPENLHVWDGNSGNLLGHVRIRQMEAQYGAPYIVVHRAVLHNILHRHAIKAGGELLLDSNVVEYDFANGAVQLRNGKRLTADLVVAADGINSFARSKLLGNKNPGSQPTGWAAFRMTAEVSKLKADPTTSSLVDLQSRSSNFWIAPQISCMTYLIKDATLLNIVLTHRDDVYTRDFVPDESKKMVRDLFKDFEPRVQRILDLSTPKIANYPVYAVPPLPSWAHESGRFVLMGDAAHAMAFYMSMGVSIAVEDAAALAAALDLACPPGSSFSLSNEADARRLKYALHVFETVRKPRAEAVQEASLHSGDSLHASSEEERRVLHEALGHSHNDEIWPLENDTSNRRNFVQRCKSTGQRLGPGGITDKGTRDWCYNYDAIGAIEEYYKSSSAEILT; encoded by the exons ATGAAGATTATCATCGTTGGAGCAGGCATCGCGGGCCTTTCGCTAGCCATTGCCCTCGGCCAGTCTGGCCACCAAGTAACAATTCTCGATGCTGCCCCTCAGCTTGCCGAGCTGGGTGCCGGCGTTCAGATGACACCACAAGCTCTGAGATACTTGTTCCGATGGGGTCTTGAAGAGCATCTTCTGGCGGAGTCTATCATCCCTGAAAACCTGCATGTATGGGATGGGAACAGCGGCAATCTCTTGGGCCATGTTCGAATCAGACAAATGGAGGCTCAGTACGGTGCCCCGTATATTGTTGTCCATCGGGCCGTCTTACACAACATCCTACATCGCCACGCCATCAAAGCCGGCGGTGAACTGCTCCTGGACAGCAATGTCGTTGAGTATGATTTCGCCAATGGCGCGGTCCAGCTGCGGAACGGCAAAAGGCTAACAGCCGatcttgttgttgctgccgaTG GAATCAACTCTTTCGCCCGATCTAAACTTTTAGGTAACAAGAATCCTGGTAGTCAACCTACTGGATGGGCCGCTTTTCGTATGACGGCTGAAGTCTCCAAGCTCAAAGCCGATCCAACGACTTCGAGCCTGGTTGACCTCCAGTCTCGCAGCTCAAACTTTTGGATAGCTCCACAGATATCATGCATGACATACTTGATCAAGGATGCCACCCTGCTCAATATAGTTCTCACTCACCGAGATGATGTCTACACCAGAGACTTTGTTCCAGATGAATCCAAAAAGATGGTCCGGGACTTGTTCAAAGACTTTGAGCCTCG TGTTCAACGCATATTGGACCTTTCTACACCCAAAATTGCCAATTACCCCGTATATGCCGTACCGCCGTTGCCTTCCTGGGCCCACGAATCCGGCCGCTTCGTCCTCATGGGCGACGCTGCCCACGCAATGGCCTTTTACATGTCCATGGGCGTCAGCATCGCCGTCGAGGATGCAGCAgcccttgcagcagcccTAGACCTTGCCTGCCCTCCCGGATCcagcttttctctctcaaaCGAAGCAGACGCGCGGAGATTAAAATATGCACTGCACGTTTTCGAAACAGTGCGAAAGCCGAGAGCCGAAGCCGTGCAAGAGGCGAGTCTGCATAGCGGAGACTCGCTGCATGCTTCAAGTGAAGAAGAACGCAGAGTTCTCCATGAAGCTCTTGGCCATTCGCACAATGACGAGATCTGGCCGCTGGAGAACGACACCAGTAATAGACGCAACTTTGTTCAAAGATGCAAATCAACTGGTCAACGGCTTGGGCCAGGCGGCATCACGGATAAAGGAACAAGAGATTGGTGCTATAATTACGATGCCATCGGCGCCATCGAGGAATATTACAAGTCCTCGTCTGCGGAAATACTTACTTGA
- a CDS encoding uncharacterized protein (MEROPS:MER0011032), giving the protein MGSQVQDEFTVLVTGFQPFRAEYPVNPSWEIAKSLPEYLPARRAKDPSSRYAVNTPPVRILVHPEPIRVSYKTVRELVPSFWETYAGRKIDLVIHIGMAGPRPMYQIESRGHRTGYKSLDVDGKHLDSLDGERGQDWIWHGLPETLRTDLDMQDIWERWQQHSSIDTDLRISDDAGHYLCDFIYYSSLATCYKQNKLRKVLFFHVPADPTEGMIKQGHELAINLVRAIVESEVAARDQNAV; this is encoded by the exons ATGGGCTCCCAGGTGCAGGACGAGTTCACAGTGCTGGTCACTGGATTCCAG ccTTTCCGGGCTGAATATCCCGTCAACCCGTCGTGGGAAATTGCCAAATCCCTCCCAGAGTATCTCCCGGCGCGGAGAGCAAAGGACCCCAGCTCACGATATGCCGTCAACACGCCGCCCGTCCGCATTCTGGTGCATCCCGAGCCCATCCGAGTCAGCTACAAGACGGTGAGGGAGCTGGTGCCGTCCTTTTGGGAGACGTATGCCGGCCGCAAGATTGATCTCGTCATCCACATTGGCATGGCCGGCCCGCGGCCCATGTACCAGATTGAGAGTCGCGGACACCGCACGGGGTACAAGAGCCTCGATGTCGATGGCAAGCATCTCGACTCGTTGGATGGGGAGCGAGGCCAAGACTGGATTTGGCACGGCCTGCCGGAGACTCTGAGGACAGACTTGGACATGCAGGACATTTGGgagcggtggcagcagcacagcTCG ATTGATACGGATCTCCGCATCTCAGACGACGCTGGTCACTATCTCTGCGACTTCATCTACTACTCGAGCCTGGCAACCTGCTATAAGCAGAACAAGCTCAGGAAAGTCTTGTTCTTCCACGTGCCTGCAGATCCTACCGAAGGGATGATCAAGCAAGGTCATGAATTAGCCATCAATCTCGTCCGAGCCATAGTGGAGAGCGAGGTGGCGGCCCGAGATCAGAACGCGGTGTAG
- a CDS encoding uncharacterized protein (EggNog:ENOG41): protein MAKDKKKGSDSKKAKKAEKAAKQASKGEKKIKNKTAKLEGSDAEDVDLDAVLEEYRRQQEQFLKITETVIEGPPKPRSASTIMASPHENNSLLLFGGEYYNGSIAQFFNDLHIYNINRDEWRCVTSPNAPLPRSGHAWTRSSNPAYVYLFGGEFSSPKQGTFHHYSDFWRLEPATREWTKIEVKGKDKSPPARSGHRMTYWKQYIILFGGFQDTSNQTKYLADLWIFDTVNYVWHSPVLPPAQLKPDARSSFTFLPSEQGAVLCGGYSRVKATVQLKKTKKGSQPQGQKNVLLPKVHEDSYFLRMSLPPAEGNANAPPAVRWEKRKKPANAPTPSRAGATMAFHKGRGILFGGVHDVEQSEEGMDSEFFNQLFAWNIERNRFMPLAARKPRQQKKNAPEQRVGRRGRAQANEEELLRQLAALQAGTSLENADDIELEKMLEEPEEEEKPAREMPVSMEPPHMRFNAQLTVQNDVLFIYGGTYEKGDREFTFDDLYAIDLVKLDGYKEIFNKPVEDWIESEDEDDEDDEDDEDDEDEDDEDEDEQDEPEQQLHTASKRKKKQDEVSEVSSEAPTPSITSEEEETETTATSVDDGLPHPRPFESRREFFVRTSAEWQEILMTNLRWKNIQPETLAIKEIKAKAFELSEEKWWDCREEITALEEEQEAAGIQEVVSLAERGDGGAAGGARRR from the exons atggccaaagataaaaagaagggaTCGGACTCCAAGAAGGCCAAAAAG GCTGAGAAAGCTGCCAAGCAGGCCagcaaaggagagaaaaagatcaAAAACAAGACTGCCAAGCTTGAGGGCAGCGATGCCGAGGATGTCGACTTGGATGCGGTGCTGGAAGAGTATCGCCGCCAACAAGAGCAATTCTTGAAGATTACGGAGACGGTTATTGAGGGCCCACCAAAGCCCCGATCAGCATCTACTATTATGGCTTCCCCTCATGAAAACAACAGTCTGCTTTTGTTTGGAGGAGAGTATTATAACGGATCCATTGCGCAGTTCTTCAACGACCTGCACATATACAACATCAACCGCGATGAGTGGCGCTGTGTGACTTCTCCCAATGCACCTCTCCCGCGATCTGGCCATGCATGGACGAGATCATCAAATCCAGCCTACGTGTACTTGTTTGGAGGAGAGTTTTCATCTCCAAAGCAAGGTACTTTCCACCACTACTCCGATTTCTGGAGGCTGGAGCCCGCAACGAGGGAATGGACCAAAATCGaggtcaagggcaaggacaAGAGCCCGCCGGCGCGAAGCGGACACCGGATGACGTACTGGAAGCAGTACATCATCCTGTTTGGCGGCTTCCAGGACACATCCAACCAGACAAAGTACCTGGCAGACTTGTGGATATTCGACACTGTCAACTACGTCTGGCATAGCCCCGTTCTTCCGCCCGCTCAGCTCAAGCCTGATGCCCGATCTTCATTCACCTTCCTCCCGTCTGAGCAAGGAGCTGTCCTCTGCGGAGGCTACTCGAGAGTCAAAGCCACTGTGCAGctcaagaagacaaagaaaggAAGTCAACCTCAGGGGCAGAAAAACGTTCTCCTCCCCAAGGTTCATGAAGACTCGTACTTTCTTAGAATGTCTCTTCCCCCAGCTGAAGGGAATGCAAATGCTCCTCCTGCAGTCAGGTgggagaagcgaaagaagcCAGCCAATGCGCCTACGCCTTCTCGTGCCGGAGCGACCATGGCCTTTCACAAGGGTCGTGGCATTCTTTTTGGTGGCGTCCACGACGTCGAGCAGAGCGAGGAGGGAATGGACAGCGAGTTTTTCAATCAACTGTTTGCGTGGAACATTGAGAGAAACAGATTCATGCCTCTCGCCGCGCGAAAGCCGCgccagcagaagaagaatgcaCCCGAACAGCGAGTCGGCAGACGTGGCCGAGCTCAGGCgaatgaagaggagctgctgcgacAGCTAGCGGCGCTCCAAGCTGGAACCTCGCTGGAGAATGCTGACGACATTGAGTTGGAAAAGATGCTTGAGGAGccagaggaggaagagaagcccGCTAGAGAGATGCCAGTTTCTATGGAGCCGCCGCATATGCGCTTCAACGCTCAGCTTACGGTTCAGAACGACGTGCTCTTCATATACGGTGGCACTTATGAAAAGGGCGATCGCGAGTTTACGTTTGATGATCTATACGCCATTGACCTCGTGAAATTGGACGGATACAAGGAAATCTTTAACAAGCCCGTGGAAGACTGGATT GAAtctgaggacgaggacgatgaagatgatgaagatgatgaggacgatgaagacgaggatgacgaggacgaggatgaacAGGACGAGcctgagcagcagcttcacacagcaagcaagcgtaagaagaagcaagacgAAGTATCGGAGGTTTCTTCTGAGGCACCCACGCCATCGATTACatcggaagaagaagagactgaAACGACTGCCACATCGGTCGATGATGGTTTGCCCCATCCAAGA CCGTTTGAATCTCGTCGCGAATTCTTCGTCCGCACATCGGCAGAGTGGCAGGAGATCCTCATGACCAACCTCCGCTGGAAGAACATCCAGCCAGAGACGCTCGCcatcaaggagatcaaggcaaaggcgtTTGAGCTGTCCGAGGAGAAGTGGTGGGATTGTCGTGAGGAGATTACGgcgctggaagaggagcaggaggcggcgggcATTCAGGAGGTTGTCAGTCTGGCGGAGAGGGGAGAcggtggcgctgctggaggggcgaggaggagatga
- a CDS encoding uncharacterized protein (BUSCO:EOG092D3R6Y) yields the protein MTSAENEPTNSVELQLARDTLGPFIDAPTAQLFLPQARQIPQAAWEIIRKVLEKNPQAREDVACLTKLLAEESQAALDLNVADLGANDAAEPSGFSLKPAERLPLTDKCHHYTGQHEVPWDIQKYFSQRYSIFSYYDDGVHMTDDAWFGVTPEPVANQIAYELSQDHYDPKKTTLIDAFGGAGGNTIAFALSERWERIISIERDADTLACAQHNAELYGVDPGAITWILGDSFDYVDKLVNSPEKLHPDLRVDLQTTMVFASPPWGGPGYRTDEVFDLSTMQPYSLHQLHEAYKKMDHLLFLPRTSDIRQIAKLAPEGQKLEVIQYCVEGASKAMGAYIPGDISPASEE from the exons ATGACTTCAGCTGAAAATGAGCCGACAAATTCTGTCGAGCTACAACTCGCGCGAGATACCCTCGGTCCTTTCATCGATGCACCAACTGCACAGCTCTTCTTGCCGCAGGCCAGGCAAATTCCCCAAGCTGCGTGGGAGATTATCAGAAAAGTCCTTGAGAAGAATCCTcaagcaagagaagatgTGGCCTGCCTGACCAAATTATTAGCAGAAGAGAGCCAAGCAGCGCTGGACCTCAATGTGGCTGACCTGGGCGCCAACGATGCCGCGGAGCCTTCCGGCTTCTCATTAAAACCAGCGGAAAGGCTTCCTCTTACAGATAAATGCCATCACTACACAGGCCAGCATGAAGTCCCCTGGGATATCCAAAA ATACTTTAGTCAAAGATACTCCATCTTCTCATATTATGATGATGGAGTTCACATGACGGATGACGCGTGGTTTGGTGTCACACCCGAGCCTGTAGCAAA CCAAATTGCATATGAATTGTCTCAAGACCACTATGACCCGAAAAAAACTACCTTGATCGATGCCTTtggtggcgctggtggcAATACAATTGCATTTGCTCTATCCGAGCGATGGGAACGTATAATTTCCATCGAACGTGACGCCGATACGCTTGCTTGTGCCCAGCATAACGCTGAGCTGTACGGCGTTGACCCAGGTGCAATCACTTGGATCCTCGGCGACAGCTTTGACTATGTTGATAAGCTCGTTAACTCACCGGAAAAGCTGCATCCGGACCTGAGAGTTGATTTGCAGACCACCATGGTATTTGCCAGCCCTCCATGGGGTGGGCCTGGATATAGAACCGATGAGGTGTTTGATCTGAGTACGATGCAGCCATATAGCCTTCACCAGCTGCATGAAGCCTATAAGAAAATGGACCACCTGTTGTTCCTTCCAAGGACAAGCGACATTCGCCAGATTGCGAAACTCGCACCAGAGGGGCAAAAGCTTGAAGTCATTCAATACTGCGTGGAGGGAGCCAGCAAAGCCATGGGCGCCTATATCCCGGGGGATATTTCACCAGCTTCTGAAGAATGA
- a CDS encoding uncharacterized protein (EggNog:ENOG41), producing the protein MHIPVPVDTASLGLALQFAPISLAANIWHVLDVPANSPADVAGLLPYSDYILGSPEGALHGESALGELVEDFIGRPLRLYVYNNEYNVAREVTIQPSRSWGGDGALGCTLGYGALHRLPAPLSEPVNAPGETMFDGEFNEKRSNEYISTETSTPPPPPTGGDFLVPAQIVDAAPTSAPPRGGTPRGGKKKERHVANNDFMADYLREEEQKSIALDNAPKSKGTGVPPPPKGAGGPPKAEPKGDEVDSGGA; encoded by the coding sequence ATGCACATTCCGGTGCCCGTGGATACCGCTTCGCTGGGACTTGCTCTTCAGTTCGCGCCCATCTCGCTCGCGGCCAACATTTGGCACGTGCTTGATGTGCCAGCCAACTCACCAGCTGATGTTGCTGGGCTGCTACCTTACAGCGATTACATCCTTGGCAGCCCCGAAGGCGCATTGCATGGTGAAAGTGCCCTTGGCGAGCTTGTCGAAGATTTTATCGGACGGCCGCTCCGGTTATACGTTTACAATAACGAGTACAACGTCGCGCGCGAAGTCACGATACAGCCTAGCCGAAGCTGGGGCGGAGATGGAGCTCTGGGATGTACTTTGGGCTACGGCGCGCTGCACCGGTTACCAGCCCCCTTGAGCGAGCCCGTCAACGCCCCCGGAGAAACAATGTTCGACGGCGAGTTTAACGAGAAGAGGTCAAACGAATACATCTCAACAGAAACCAGcactccgccgccgccgcctacGGGAGGCGACTTTTTGGTGCCCGCCCAGATTGTTGACGCAGCGCCTACGAGTGCGCCTCCACGGGGTGGTACGCCACGAggtgggaagaagaaggagcgTCATGTTGCCAACAATGATTTCATGGCCGACTATCtcagggaagaagagcaaaagagtATAGCGCTAGACAATGCGCCCAAGAGCAAAGGCACAGGCGTACCGCCGCCTCCCAAGGGAGCTGGTGGTCCACCAAAGGCCGAACcaaaaggagatgaagttgaCAGTGGCGGAGCATAG
- a CDS encoding uncharacterized protein (BUSCO:EOG092D4PUW~TransMembrane:3 (i68-91o97-115i136-154o)), translating into MAPKKNAAQPAPSAAATTQIDTTTAGSVPATQPKPSSTLAKNTPANWDKVLQNIYQYYMNETPQRTKLIDVFLAFIAVVGALQFLYCILAGNYPFNAFLSGFGATVGQFVLTISLRIQTAAANKSDFPEVSPERAFADYVVCSLILHFFCVNFIN; encoded by the exons ATGGCCCCCAAGAAGAACGCGGCTCAACCGGCTCCTTCAGCCGCTGCGACCACCCAAATTGACACCACAACCGCGGGCTCTGTCCCTGCGACTCAACCGAAGCCATCATCGACATTGGCCAAGAACACCCCGGCGAATTGGGACAAGGTGCTGCAGAACATCTACCAGTATTACATGAACGAAACTCCACAGCGAACGAAGCTCATCGACGTGTTCCTCGCTTTCATCGCGGTCGTGGGCGCACTGCAATTCCTCTACTGTATCTTGGCCGGCAATTAT CCTTTCAATGCTTTCCTCTCTGGTTTTGGAGCAACTGTTGGACAGTTTGTCTTGACAA TCTCGCTACGTATACAGACGGCGGCCGCGAACAAGAGCGATTTCCCAGAGGTATCTCCTGAACG AGCATTTGCCGACTACGTTGTCTGCAGTCTGATACTACATTTCTTCTGTGTCAACTTCATCAACTAA
- a CDS encoding uncharacterized protein (EggNog:ENOG41~TransMembrane:4 (i7-27o33-51i63-80o86-105i)): MAATSSPLATTSFILGTVTFGGGAIGFARTGSVPSIAAGSLVGILYGVGGYRTATNASYGVELSFLASAILGFSSIPRAIRGRKPVPIVLSIISLFGLYTFGKALRAAA, encoded by the exons ATG GCGGCAACATCTTCCCCGCTGGCTACGACATCCTTTATTCTGGGAACCGTCACTTTCGGCGGCGGTGCCATTGGCTTTGCCAGAACTGGCTCTGTTCCCTCCATTGCCGCTGGCTCTCTGGTTGGCATCTTGT ACGGCGTCGGCGGATATCGCACTGCCACCAATGCGAGTTACGGCGTAGAACTAAGCTTTCTCGCCTCCGCCATCCTGGGATTCTCATCCATTCCTCGAGCAATCCGCGGCAGGAAGCCCGTTCCTATTGtgctcagcatcatctcacTCTTTGGCCTCTACACTTTTGGCAAAGCGCTGCGAGCGGCTGCTTAA
- a CDS encoding uncharacterized protein (BUSCO:EOG092D4J7I): protein MSSSQQVPAKKQQDLQTTYSNFKNTLQQIASKIGDIEQEAEEHKLVLETLEPLAEDRKCFRLINGVLVERTVKDVVPALQTNQEGLKKVLDDLVKQYKSKQDELDKWKKKNNVQVVQQ from the exons ATGTCGTCATCACAGCAGGTTCCTGCTAAGAAGCAGCAGG ATCTCCAAACAACTTACTCGAATTTCAAGAATACGTTACAGCAGATCGCCTCAAAAATCGGCGACATTGAGCAGGAAGCTGAAGAGCACAA GCTGGTTCTTGAAACCTTGGAGCCGCTTGCGGAAGATCGAAAGTGTTTCCGTTTGATCAATGGTGTGCTCGTAGAGAGAACGGTGAAGGATGTGGTACCGGCACTGCAGACAAATCAGGAGGGGCTGAAGAAGGTCCTCGATGATTTAGTAAAGCAGTACAAGAGCAAGCAGGATGAGTTGGATAAGTGGAAG aaaaagaataacGTCCAAGTAGTGCAGCAGTGA
- a CDS encoding uncharacterized protein (BUSCO:EOG092D10OW) produces MRPFSPAPRSLTGTLPRNTPPVKSILKPSSLLGRRKEQHEQLSESPEAQDASSKRRKVFFDDIKNVTYEVGRRTMDEVKLEVRMALEAHLRGDDGQYDGLKEMFANDKKRYLPPIVGEEEDTLKPHELQVYLMALTGCIPILKSKDCNGLVKAILNCSWLGRDAAFVKVFTHFLAALVSAQGSYLNQVLNMIVGKFHDTRPSAWRVPDFPEVPRVTMRERLHSTLQYLLRMFPSAISVLENLLRTKFPFLDDSMRVHMAYIHNLLQVKEYVPDLAEDVYDMILDRVVKIDSQMQLDLEDTDDDITAAVMYALRENAQEDAAGWEDEADDDSDTESVDSDDLDYDQEAVRIKTLKDSVEKMDSMLDTLFDIYTPHFANPGSDKAFDMFTTILREFDQMVLPTYKSRHTQFLIFHFAQQHERLTDAFCGQLIASAFQSNTPNILKQAAAAYLASFVARGALVPRHLVRTIFMLLIHHLDQYRRKYEPLCRGPDLKRFHPYYSLVQATLYIFCFRWQDLVVSAPEFVDPEDPASYIGQDLEWIGSARKDLSTHIFGKLNPLKVCAPVIVDEFAKLAHRLNFMYAYPLIESNKRIRLTQFLSSTYSTGGALRDSGFDTQEESFHQLDPYFPFDPYQLPVSKRWLTQDYVNWKSIPGLNAEDDEDSDDFEDDEDDDALEGLEEGTATDSESDYSE; encoded by the coding sequence ATGCGACCATTCAGTCCAGCGCCTAGAAGCCTCACTGGCACTCTGCCCAGGAACACTCCTCCGGTGAAATCTATACTCAAGCCCTCCTCACTTCTGGGCCGCAGGAAAGAACAGCACGAACAGCTCAGCGAGAGCCCCGAGGCTCAAGACGCGTCCAGCAAACGGCGCAAGGTCTTCTTCGACGATATAAAGAATGTGACGTACGAAGTCGGCCGGCGGACCATGGACGAAGTAAAATTAGAAGTGCGGATGGCGCTGGAGGCCCATCTGCGAGGAGATGACGGCCAGTATGATGGGTTGAAGGAGATGTTTGCCAACGATAAAAAGAGATATCTGCCGCCGATagtcggagaagaagaggatacgTTGAAGCCTCACGAACTTCAGGTTTACCTCATGGCGTTGACCGGCTGTATTCCCATCTTAAAGAGCAAGGACTGCAATGGTCTGGTGAAGGCGATCCTTAACTGCTCATGGCTGGGGCGAGATGCAGCCTTTGTCAAAGTATTTACACATTTTCTCGCCGCTCTAGTCAGCGCGCAAGGCTCCTATCTCAACCAAGTCCTGAACATGATTGTGGGCAAATTCCACGACACGCGCCCATCCGCGTGGCGAGTCCCTGATTTCCCCGAGGTCCCGCGCGTCACAATGCGTGAGAGGCTGCACTCGACTCTGCAGTACCTCCTCAGGATGTTTCCATCCGCCATCTCCGTTTTAGAAAACCTGCTTAGAACCAAATTTCCGTTCCTAGACGATTCGATGAGAGTCCACATGGCCTACATCCACAACCTCCTCCAAGTCAAGGAGTACGTGCCTGATCTGGCGGAAGATGTCTATGATATGATACTCGATCGCGTTGTCAAGATCGACTCACAGATGCAACTGGATTTGGAAGACACGGATGACGACATCACAGCCGCCGTCATGTACGCGTTGCGCGAGAACGCTCAGGAAGATGCGGCAGGCTGGGAAGACGAGGCGGATGACGATAGTGATACCGAATCTGTTGATAGCGACGACTTGGATTACGATCAAGAGGCCGTTCGGATCAAGACTCTCAAGGACAgcgtggagaagatggattCGATGCTCGATACGCTTTTCGACATTTACACGCCACACTTTGCAAACCCTGGGTCAGATAAAGCGTTTGACATGTTCACGACGATCCTACGCGAGTTTGATCAGATGGTATTGCCGACATACAAATCACGACATACAcaatttctcatctttcATTTTGCACAGCAACACGAGCGGCTGACTGACGCCTTTTGCGGTCAGCTCATCGCCAGTGCCTTCCAGAGCAACACGCCCAACATTCTGAAGcaggccgctgccgcctACCTGGCAAGCTTTGTTGCTCGGGGAGCACTGGTACCGCGCCACCTAGTGCGTACAATCTTTATGCTTTTGATCCATCACCTGGACCAGTACCGCCGGAAATATGAGCCCCTGTGCCGCGGTCCAGATCTCAAGCGATTCCACCCCTACTACAGCCTCGTACAGGCTACCCTCTACATCTTCTGCTTCCGCTGGCAAGACCTGGTGGTGTCTGCCCCGGAGTTTGTCGACCCCGAAGACCCAGCGTCCTACATTGGCCAAGACCTTGAGTGGATTGGGTCGGCAAGGAAAGATCTTTCGACGCACATTTTTGGCAAACTCAACCCATTAAAGGTCTGCGCACCGGTCATCGTCGATGAGTTTGCCAAGCTGGCACACCGACTCAACTTCATGTATGCGTATCCGTTGATTGAAAGCAATAAGCGCATCCGCTTGACACAATTCTTGTCATCGACTTACTCCACTGGAGGCGCCCTGCGAGACTCTGGTTTTGATACCCAGGAGGAGAGCTTTCATCAACTGGACCCATATTTCCCATTCGACCCATACCAGCTACCGGTTAGCAAACGCTGGCTTACACAAGATTACGTGAACTGGAAATCAATCCCGGGCTTGAAcgcagaagacgatgaagacagcGACGACtttgaggatgacgaggacgatgatgccCTGGAAGGCCTTGAGGAGGGCACCGCTACTGATAGCGAGAGCGACTACTCTGAGTAA
- a CDS encoding uncharacterized protein (EggNog:ENOG41) — MDAEPAGADRPSFTSFWKRSKQKEKEGDGHKKKGKKTTSPSSTGELQDEEIAEDHEADQDADEHAGKDDAKDRAQLRRAQVRKAQIQHRQRKANYVKQLELDVSQLRDLITQAQQETSLMRRENDGIRDLLRTSEQHLQPTYPQADSTYFSNAGSPGTRVGGLSELDTQEWLGGGQLSDLDLNQNPLMPSTSNDAEMFGHINVDDITVSLGIHDLLGTPCFTINSSSGASIQTSTSPPPPLESTPLTPPLTPQQEQIVINWILALENICWDHFSNTDFHNHVPGEHEDSYNHALTATALFMNAAPSSIFTDREVFTAIDPTTTQAPTFHWQASGININSLWALAQFELDPTEISPMQIWFDLASKYSYELLFSDGLLTALLIELRPLIRCIEFGASIQRQFYDDVIARVLGVL; from the exons ATGGACGCAGAGCCCGCAGGCGCTGACCGGCCCTCGTTCACGTCCTTCTGGAAGCGAAGCAAgcagaaggaaaaggagggcGACGgccacaagaagaagggcaagaagacGACCAGCCCCAGCTCGACCGGCGAGCTGCAAGACGAAGAAATTGCAGAGGACCACGAGGCAGATCAAGATGCCG ATGAACACGCCGGCAAGGACGATGCCAAGGACCGCGCCCAGCTCCGGCGGGCCCAGGTCCGGAAGGCCCAGAtccagcaccgccagcgaAAGGCAAACTATGtcaagcagctggagctggacgTGTCTCAGCTGCGAGACCTCATCACCCAGGCCCAGCAGGAGACGTCGCTGATGCGGAGGGAGAATGACGGCATCCGGGATCTACTGAGGACGAGTGAGCAGCACCTCCAGCCCACATATCCGCAGGCCGACTCAACGTACTTTTCAAACGCAGGGTCTCCCGGCACTCGTGTGGGTGGCTTGTCAGAGCTGGACACCCAAGAATGGCTCGGCGGCGGGCAGCTGTCGGATCTGGACCTGAACCAGAACCCCTTGATGCCTTCGACCTCGAATGATGCGGAAATGTTTGGCCACATCAACGTCGACGACATCACTGTATCGCTGGGCATCCATGATCTCCTGGGCACGCCTTGCTTCACcatcaactcttcttctggtgCCAGCATACAGACCTCTAccagcccgccgccgccacttGAAAGCACCCCCCTGACGCCTCCCTTGACACCTCAACAAGAACAGATAGTGATCAACTGGATCTTAGC ACTTGAAAACATTTGCTGGGACCACTTCTCAAACACCGATTTCCACAACCACGTTCCCGGAGAACATGAAGACTCCTATAACCATGCTCTCACCGCCACTGCTCTCTTCATGAATGCCGcaccctcctccatcttcaccgACCGCGAGGTATTCACGGCAATAGACCCCACCACGACACAAGCACCCACCTTCCACTGGCAGGCCAgcggcatcaacatcaactctCTCTGGGCACTGGCGCAATTCGAGCTTGATCCAACCGAGATCTCTCCCATGCAGATTTGGTTCGACCTGGCGTCCAAGTATTCCTACGAGCTACTCTTTTCGGACGGCTTGTTGACCGCCTTGTTGATCGAGCTGAGGCCATTGATAAGGTGTATCGAGTTCGGTGCGTCGATACAGAGGCAGTTTTATGACGATGTGATTGCCAGAGTTCTAGGGGTGCTGTGA